A genomic region of Papaver somniferum cultivar HN1 chromosome 7, ASM357369v1, whole genome shotgun sequence contains the following coding sequences:
- the LOC113300156 gene encoding ribosome biogenesis protein BMS1 homolog, with translation MSIASTSTTSSSLADPAFKIYRRYKYKCEGDCDWGDEEDIFRNKIMYLGNVDESSPPPPPFVVLVQGPPNVGKSLLIKSLVKYFDPMKDITNGPNIIITGNIRVS, from the exons ATGTCAATTGCATCCACGTCTACtacttcttcttctctggctgaTCCAGCTTTCAAAATATATAGACGCTACAAATACAAGTGTGAAGGTGATTGCGATTGGGGTGATGAGGAAGACATATTTCGAAACAAAATTATGTATTTGGGGAATGTTGATGAAtcatcaccgccaccaccacctttCGTTGTTCTCGTTCAAGGACCTCCCAAT GTTGGGAAGTCCCTGCTGATTAAATCTCTAGTCAAATATTTTGATCCCATGAAAGATATCACCAATGGCCCCAACATCATCATAACAG GAAACATTCGAGTTTCTTAA
- the LOC113296392 gene encoding ribosome biogenesis protein BMS1 homolog → MGVLTHLDQLKDYTKLNETEERLQDLFRTEIYQGAITYNISGLQDDLLVMMSALTLNLTKTLSELLIHSMVISAAHPFVLVDCFEDVTPPEKVLREANCGRNISLYGYLRGCDIKSGAKVHIAGLDDFHLAGVRSTIDPFPLSEENNFVMLTPMENETFRTGTYLRLEVHDVPFRMVANFYSCHPILVGGISPEDKDVGYMQAMLKRHNWHMKLLMSAEPVTMSAGWRRYGTKPIYARQIDNARHQIRDFIPEREHCLAMFWGPLAPAHTRITVVHKTKEVFRIAAKAVVLDPKHHFKIMKDSKRKGKPEKILKDRRSALIKFEPEDFEDVAAFKGASIRTDSGIWGKVIKAKKKKGGC, encoded by the exons ATGGGTGTTCTTACACATCTCGACCAGTTGAAAGATTATACGAAACTCAATGAAACCGAAGAGCGTCTGCAGGATCTTTTCCGGACTGAAATATATCAAGGAGCAATAACATACAATATATCTGGTCTTCAGGATGACCT ACTAGTGATGATGTCTGCCCTTACTTTAAATCTGACAAAGACACTATCTGAGTTGCTTATCCACTCTATGGTTATATCAG CTGCACATCCTTTTGTGCTGGTAGACTGTTTTGAAGATGTTACACCTCCCGAAAAAGTGCTCAGGGAGGCAAATTGCGGTAGAAACATAAGCCTGTATGGTTACCTCCGAGGTTGTGATATCAAGAGCGGCGCTAAG GTGCATATTGCTGGTCTTGATGATTTTCATTTGGCTGGTGTTAGAAGCACAATTGATCCTTTTCCTTTATCAGAGGAAAATAATTTTGTTATGCTAACCCCCATGGAGAATGAGACTTTCAGAACAGGGACCTATCTAAGGTTGGAGGTTCATGACGTTCCCTTCAGGATGGTTGCAAATTTTTATTCTTGTCATCCAATTCTTGTTGGAGGTATCAGTCCTGAGGACAAAGATGTTGGTTATATGCAG GCGATGCTTAAGCGGCATAACTGGCATATGAAACTGTTGATGTCAGCAGAGCCAGTCACCATGTCAGCTGGTTGGAGACGTTACGGGACAAAACCTATTTATGCCAGGCAAATCGACAACGCACGGCATCAGATTCGCGACTTCATTCCCGAACGTGAGCACTGTCTTGCGATGTTTTGGGGCCCTCTTGCACCTGCCCATACTAGAATTACTGTTGTGCATAAAACTAAG GAAGTGTTTCGGATAGCAGCAAAGGCAGTTGTTCTTGACCCTAAGCATCACTTTAAGATTATGAAGGACAGCAAGCGGAAAGGAAAACCTGAAAAAATCCTTAAAGACAGGAGGTCTGCTCTTATCAAGTTTGAAccagaagattttgaagatgttGCTGCATTTAAAGGTGCATCTATTCGGACTGACAGTGGAATTTGGGGGAAGGTCATTAAG GCGAAAAAAAAGAAAGGGGGTTGCTAA
- the LOC113296391 gene encoding uncharacterized protein LOC113296391, with product MYMMSLLQWKSNNVVMCKFFPASMEGEARNWFYTLPAESNGNYGVLIETFLETYMHNNIARPRVNKLFTLVRIFKESLRSLTDRWRKLCTDIGKVPIDQQIFGFENPLGKSDPIWVAMFTEKPQTLKEMRKMQEHYIALEEIQEGSKDRGIQEASTTLEVVFQEASKRPEKRSDPPPKTAGRKEWDDKGKRPRREPRTYTPLNAPLEEIFKEVKKMNDIRYPKTRGIQFDETKNHPEFCHYHQFRGHSTNDCRE from the coding sequence ATGTACATGATGTCACTACTTCAATGGAAGAGCAACAACGTGGTTATGTGTAAATTTTTTCCTGCTAGTATGGAAGGAGAGGCGAGAAATTGGTTTTATACCTTACCAGCAGAGTCAAACGGAAACTACGGAGTTCTGATAGAAACCTTTCTTGAAACATATATGCACAACAACATCGCTCGACCTAGGGTCAATAAGTTGTTCACTCTGGTAAGAATATTTAAGGAATCTTTGAGGTCCTTGACGGATAGGTGGAGGAAATTGTGTACCGATATCGGGAAGGTGCCAATCGACCAACAGATATTTGGATTTGAAAATCCACTCGGGAAGTCGGACCCTATCTGGGTAGCCATGTTCACCGAGAAACCTCAGAcattgaaagaaatgaggaaGATGCAGGAACACTACATCGCCCTAGAGGAAATACAAGAGGGTTCCAAGGATAGAGGAATACAAGAGGCAAGTACAACATTGGAGGTAGTATTTCAGGAGGCATCGAAGCGGCCAGAGAAGAGATCGGATCCGCCACCTAAAACTGCTGGAAGAAAGGAGTGGGACGATAAGGGGAAAAGGCCTCGCCGTGAACCAAGAACTTATACACCTCTGAACGCACCACTCGAAGAAATTTTCAAGGAAGTAAAGAAAATGAATGACATCAGATACCCGAAGACCAGGGGAATACAATTTGATGAAACAAAGAACCATCCCGAATTCTGTCATTATCACCAGTTCCGAGGTCACTCAACTAATGATTGTCGGGAATAA